The proteins below come from a single Nitrosospira sp. Is2 genomic window:
- a CDS encoding putative Na+/H+ antiporter, protein MAPAPIEVIGAMLFGIALIHTFSTQWFERLAHTHPAHAGIWHFLGEVEVVFGFWAMVLVVAMLITDGKEAATSYIDGQSFTEPMFVFAIMVISGSRPILQFAMTCVKTLARLIPWPDGKAFYFVTLSFVPLLGSFITEPAAMTLAGLILLERYYSREISVRLKYVTLGVLFVNISIGGTLTSFAAPPVLMVATKWGWDSTFMLTTFGWKAALAVLVNATAATLLFQRELSAVNGEARGLQAETPTWVVAVHLLFLTGVVVFAHHPAIFIGLLLFFVGFAHAYERYQDRLILREGLMVAFFLAGLIVLGGHQKWWLQPVLVGLDSTVLFFGATLLTAITDNAALTYLGSLLEGTTAEFRYSLVAGAVAGGGLTVIANAPNPAGFSILKGSFKDEAIHPLGLLVAALPPTIVAVLAFQLL, encoded by the coding sequence ATGGCTCCAGCCCCTATTGAAGTTATCGGCGCGATGCTGTTCGGCATTGCGCTGATTCACACTTTCTCGACACAATGGTTCGAGCGCCTCGCCCACACTCATCCGGCACATGCGGGCATATGGCATTTTCTGGGTGAGGTCGAGGTGGTGTTCGGCTTCTGGGCAATGGTGCTGGTGGTGGCAATGCTGATTACGGACGGGAAGGAAGCTGCAACCAGTTACATTGATGGGCAAAGCTTTACCGAACCCATGTTCGTATTCGCCATCATGGTAATTTCGGGCAGTCGTCCCATCCTGCAATTTGCCATGACTTGCGTCAAAACGCTTGCCCGACTGATTCCCTGGCCGGACGGCAAGGCGTTTTACTTCGTAACATTGTCTTTTGTCCCTCTGCTTGGGTCTTTTATCACCGAGCCCGCAGCTATGACGCTCGCCGGCCTGATCCTCCTTGAGCGTTACTATTCACGGGAAATTTCCGTGCGCTTGAAATACGTGACTCTCGGTGTGCTTTTCGTCAATATTTCGATCGGCGGAACATTGACATCGTTTGCAGCCCCTCCGGTTCTCATGGTGGCCACGAAGTGGGGATGGGACTCCACTTTCATGCTGACCACGTTTGGCTGGAAGGCCGCGCTCGCAGTCCTGGTGAACGCAACGGCGGCGACTTTGCTGTTTCAACGCGAACTGTCAGCGGTAAACGGTGAGGCACGAGGTCTGCAGGCAGAGACGCCAACTTGGGTAGTGGCGGTTCATCTATTGTTTTTGACCGGCGTGGTAGTGTTTGCCCATCACCCGGCCATCTTCATCGGTTTACTGCTCTTCTTCGTCGGTTTTGCCCATGCGTATGAACGATACCAGGACCGGCTCATCCTGCGCGAAGGATTAATGGTCGCTTTTTTTCTGGCCGGCTTGATTGTTCTTGGAGGGCACCAGAAGTGGTGGCTGCAACCGGTGTTAGTGGGACTGGACAGTACAGTGTTGTTTTTCGGCGCCACGCTGCTTACGGCGATTACCGATAATGCGGCCCTTACGTACCTCGGTTCCCTGCTGGAAGGAACCACAGCTGAATTTCGTTACTCACTGGTCGCCGGGGCTGTCGCAGGCGGCGGACTGACGGTAATTGCCAATGCTCCTAACCCGGCGGGCTTCTCTATACTCAAGGGTTCATTCAAAGATGAAGCGATCCATCCCTTAGGACTGCTGGTCGCCGCCCTTCCCCCAACGATCGTAGCGGTTCTTGCATTCCAGTTGCTGTAG
- a CDS encoding tetratricopeptide repeat protein, with product MNILIAALLSVPLLILTGCGEKPPVSPPKPQTETKLPDEFTSEKQIPSVLEEALTPEEKSDIMKQIMPAQAGDSTPEEKFLQLKKDAEAGEPKAQTGLGVMYYTGEAISKDASGNILSNDPATAAAWFHRAAGQGYAPAQFNLGLMYANGEGVSKDSAKAVELFQKSAEQGNVDAQNNLGVMYYAGEGVPRDETKAKEWFKKAAAQGNADAQANLDAMK from the coding sequence ATGAATATTCTTATTGCTGCCTTGCTCTCCGTGCCGTTGCTCATACTTACCGGATGCGGCGAAAAACCTCCCGTAAGCCCCCCCAAACCACAAACCGAAACAAAGCTTCCAGATGAATTCACTTCTGAAAAACAGATTCCATCGGTGCTGGAGGAGGCGCTAACGCCCGAGGAAAAGTCGGACATAATGAAGCAGATCATGCCAGCCCAAGCAGGTGATTCAACCCCCGAGGAAAAATTTCTTCAATTAAAGAAAGATGCGGAAGCTGGGGAGCCCAAGGCACAAACCGGCCTCGGCGTGATGTACTACACGGGCGAAGCGATTTCCAAGGACGCTTCAGGTAACATTCTAAGCAATGATCCAGCTACAGCCGCGGCATGGTTTCATCGCGCCGCTGGACAGGGGTACGCGCCTGCCCAATTTAACCTCGGGCTGATGTATGCGAACGGGGAAGGCGTCTCCAAGGATTCGGCAAAAGCTGTCGAGTTGTTCCAGAAATCGGCCGAGCAGGGTAATGTCGATGCCCAGAACAATCTTGGAGTGATGTATTACGCAGGTGAAGGTGTGCCGAGAGACGAGACCAAAGCCAAGGAATGGTTCAAGAAAGCAGCGGCGCAGGGGAATGCGGATGCGCAGGCTAATCTGGACGCAATGAAATAG